In Pseudomonas sp. MM213, a genomic segment contains:
- the tolB gene encoding Tol-Pal system beta propeller repeat protein TolB, with the protein MRNLLRGMLVVICCLAGIATADEKNILVTSGSDRATPIAVVPFGNQGGSVLPDDMAEIIGNDLRNSGYYSPIPKQNMISQPSQASEIIFRDFKALGAQYVMVGSIAPAGGRLQVQYALFNVATEQQVLTGSVSGSVDQLRDMSHYIADQSFEKLTGIKGAFSTRLLYVTAERFSEKNTRYTLQRSDYDGARAVTLLQSREPILSPRFAPDGKRIAYVSFEQKRPRIFMQNIDTGRREQITNFEGLNGAPAWSPDGNRLALVLSKDGNPDIYVMNLGSRQLTRVTNGPGINTEPFWGKDGNTLYFTSDRGGKPQIYKTSASGGGAERVTFIGNYNANPKLSADEKTLVMIHRQDGFTNFKVAAQDLQRGSVKILTDSTLDESPTVAPNGTMVIYATRQQGRGVLMLVSINGRVRLPLPTAQGEVREPSWSPYLN; encoded by the coding sequence GTGAGAAACCTTCTTCGAGGAATGCTTGTCGTGATCTGCTGCCTGGCAGGGATTGCGACGGCAGATGAAAAAAACATTCTGGTCACCAGCGGCAGCGATCGGGCTACTCCGATCGCCGTCGTACCGTTTGGCAACCAGGGCGGCAGCGTATTGCCGGACGACATGGCCGAAATCATCGGTAACGACCTGCGCAACTCGGGTTACTACTCGCCGATTCCAAAGCAGAACATGATCAGCCAGCCGAGCCAGGCCAGCGAAATCATCTTCCGTGACTTCAAGGCGCTCGGCGCCCAGTACGTCATGGTCGGCAGCATTGCTCCGGCGGGCGGTCGCCTGCAGGTTCAATACGCTCTGTTCAACGTCGCCACCGAACAGCAAGTGCTGACCGGCAGCGTGTCGGGCAGCGTTGATCAACTGCGTGACATGTCGCACTACATCGCGGACCAGTCGTTCGAAAAACTCACCGGTATCAAAGGTGCGTTCTCGACACGTCTGCTGTACGTGACTGCAGAGCGTTTCTCCGAGAAGAACACGCGCTACACGCTGCAACGTTCTGACTATGACGGTGCCCGCGCCGTGACCCTGCTGCAATCGCGCGAGCCGATCCTGTCGCCGCGTTTTGCACCGGATGGCAAGCGCATCGCTTATGTGTCGTTCGAGCAGAAGCGTCCGCGCATCTTCATGCAGAACATCGATACCGGTCGCCGTGAGCAGATCACCAACTTCGAAGGCCTGAATGGCGCGCCAGCCTGGTCGCCGGATGGCAATCGCCTGGCGTTGGTTCTGTCGAAAGACGGTAACCCGGATATCTATGTGATGAACCTGGGTTCGCGTCAGCTGACCCGTGTTACCAACGGTCCTGGCATCAACACCGAACCGTTCTGGGGCAAGGATGGTAATACCCTTTACTTCACCTCCGACCGTGGCGGCAAGCCACAAATCTACAAAACCAGCGCCAGTGGCGGTGGTGCGGAGCGTGTGACTTTCATCGGCAACTACAACGCCAATCCGAAGCTTTCGGCTGATGAAAAGACCCTGGTGATGATTCACCGCCAGGATGGCTTCACTAATTTCAAGGTGGCGGCCCAGGATTTGCAGCGCGGAAGCGTAAAAATCCTCACTGATAGCACTCTGGACGAGTCGCCTACTGTTGCGCCCAACGGCACCATGGTAATCTACGCCACCCGCCAGCAGGGCCGGGGAGTCTTGATGCTCGTGTCCATTAATGGACGCGTAAGGCTCCCGCTTCCTACCGCACAAGGCGAAGTCAGAGAACCTTCCTGGTCCCCTTACCTGAACTGA
- the tolA gene encoding cell envelope integrity protein TolA: MQQMREPSASESYFWPSVLAIVLHVLVFGMLFVSFAFTPELPPAKPIVQATLYQLKSKSQATTQTNQKIAGEAKKSAARQTEVEQMEQKLIEQEAIKAAEQKKEDAAQKAEESKKADETKKAEEAKKADEAKKADEAKKTAEAKKAEEKQLADIAKKKSEEEAKKAAEEEAKKAAAEEAKKKIVEDAKKKAAEDAKKKSEAEEAKKKVAEDAKKKAAADAAKKKSQEAARKSAEEKKAQALADLLSDTPQRQQALADEQGDEVAGSFDDLIRARAAEGWARPPSARKGMTVVLQIGMLPDGTVTSVSVSKSSGDGPFDASAVAAVKNIGRLTEMQGMKPSDFAPYRSFKMTFTPEDLAL, translated from the coding sequence ATGCAGCAAATGCGAGAGCCATCCGCCTCGGAAAGCTACTTCTGGCCTAGTGTCCTGGCGATTGTCTTGCACGTGCTGGTTTTCGGCATGCTGTTCGTCAGTTTTGCCTTCACACCGGAGCTGCCGCCGGCCAAGCCGATTGTCCAGGCGACCCTGTACCAACTGAAGTCGAAAAGCCAGGCGACCACCCAGACCAATCAGAAGATTGCGGGTGAGGCGAAGAAATCCGCCGCGCGCCAGACCGAAGTCGAGCAGATGGAACAGAAGTTGATCGAGCAGGAAGCGATCAAGGCTGCGGAACAAAAGAAGGAAGACGCGGCTCAAAAAGCCGAAGAATCCAAGAAGGCCGACGAGACCAAGAAAGCGGAAGAGGCTAAAAAGGCTGATGAAGCCAAAAAAGCCGATGAAGCGAAGAAGACCGCCGAGGCCAAAAAGGCTGAAGAGAAACAATTGGCTGATATAGCCAAGAAGAAGTCCGAAGAAGAAGCCAAGAAGGCTGCTGAAGAAGAGGCCAAGAAAGCGGCCGCTGAAGAAGCCAAGAAGAAGATCGTCGAAGACGCGAAGAAGAAAGCCGCGGAAGACGCCAAGAAGAAATCTGAAGCTGAAGAGGCGAAGAAGAAAGTCGCCGAAGATGCGAAGAAGAAAGCTGCTGCCGATGCTGCGAAAAAGAAATCGCAGGAAGCGGCACGTAAATCCGCCGAAGAGAAAAAGGCTCAGGCCCTGGCAGATTTGCTTTCCGACACGCCTCAGCGTCAGCAGGCCTTGGCGGATGAGCAGGGTGACGAAGTCGCCGGCAGTTTCGATGACCTGATTCGTGCTCGTGCAGCGGAAGGCTGGGCTCGTCCACCTTCGGCACGCAAAGGCATGACGGTCGTGTTGCAAATCGGCATGTTGCCGGACGGTACGGTGACTTCGGTCAGCGTGTCCAAGTCCAGTGGTGACGGTCCGTTTGACGCGTCGGCAGTTGCTGCGGTCAAGAATATTGGACGTTTGACAGAAATGCAGGGAATGAAGCCGAGTGATTTCGCTCCGTATCGTTCATTCAAGATGACATTCACACCTGAGGATCTAGCCTTGTGA
- the tolR gene encoding protein TolR — MARARKKRKPVAEMNVVPYIDVMLVLLVIFMVTAPMLNQGVKVDLPKVSSEALPQDNNTQVLTISIKADKTYYWNLGSEVDTEKQQDRAMTLPQMTDAVTKIIRAGTEGGKRTQVFIRGDKTVDYGSVMGAMGGLQKAGVGNVGLITEAP, encoded by the coding sequence ATCGCTCGAGCTCGCAAAAAGCGCAAGCCGGTTGCCGAGATGAACGTAGTGCCTTACATCGACGTGATGCTGGTACTGCTGGTCATCTTCATGGTGACCGCGCCGATGCTCAATCAGGGCGTGAAAGTTGATCTGCCCAAGGTTTCCAGCGAAGCCTTGCCGCAGGACAACAACACCCAGGTCCTGACCATTTCGATCAAGGCTGACAAGACCTACTACTGGAACCTTGGCAGCGAAGTCGACACTGAAAAGCAGCAGGACAGGGCAATGACCTTGCCTCAGATGACTGATGCGGTGACCAAGATCATTCGCGCCGGGACTGAAGGCGGCAAACGTACCCAGGTGTTCATCCGCGGCGACAAAACCGTCGATTACGGTTCCGTCATGGGTGCCATGGGCGGATTGCAGAAGGCCGGGGTCGGTAATGTTGGCTTGATTACCGAGGCACCCTGA
- the tolQ gene encoding protein TolQ — MEANVVDHSSMWSLVSNASIVVQLVMLILVAASVTSWIMIFQRSNLLRAGRRALESFEERFWSGIDLSKLYRQAGSNPDPDSGVEQIFRAGFKEFSRLRQQPGVDPEAVMEGVARAMRVAISREEEKLEQSLPFLATVGSVSPYIGLFGTVWGIMNSFRGLATAQQATLATVAPGIAEALIATAIGLFAAIPAVIAYNRFAARSETLIGRYYTFADEFQAILHRKVHTSEE; from the coding sequence GTGGAAGCTAACGTCGTCGACCATTCCTCCATGTGGAGCCTGGTCAGCAATGCCAGTATCGTGGTGCAACTGGTAATGCTGATCCTGGTAGCCGCATCGGTGACCTCATGGATCATGATCTTTCAGCGCAGCAACTTGCTGCGCGCCGGTCGACGCGCCCTGGAGAGCTTCGAAGAGCGCTTCTGGTCGGGTATCGACCTGTCCAAACTGTACCGTCAGGCCGGCAGCAACCCGGACCCGGATTCGGGCGTCGAGCAGATCTTCCGTGCCGGCTTCAAGGAATTCTCCCGTCTGCGTCAGCAGCCAGGCGTTGACCCGGAAGCGGTCATGGAAGGCGTGGCCCGCGCCATGCGCGTCGCCATCTCCCGCGAAGAAGAAAAGCTCGAGCAAAGCCTGCCGTTCCTCGCCACCGTCGGTTCCGTCAGCCCTTACATCGGTCTGTTCGGTACGGTCTGGGGCATCATGAACTCCTTCCGTGGCCTGGCAACTGCCCAGCAAGCGACCCTGGCCACTGTGGCTCCAGGTATCGCCGAGGCACTGATTGCAACTGCGATCGGCCTGTTCGCCGCCATCCCTGCCGTTATCGCTTACAACCGTTTTGCCGCTCGCAGCGAAACGCTGATCGGCCGTTACTACACCTTCGCCGATGAATTCCAGGCGATCCTGCACCGCAAAGTGCACACCAGCGAAGAATAA
- the ybgC gene encoding tol-pal system-associated acyl-CoA thioesterase, with the protein MRAQNGLEPFAHRCRVYYEDTDAGGIVYYVNYLKFMERARTERLRELGFAQSQLAGEDLLFVVHSSEARYHAPARLDDELLVSAEVIELNRVSLRFKQQVRRATDNALLCEGQFLVACVRTESLKPRAIPEALRAAFADVSGAGTHSKQEIKRGS; encoded by the coding sequence ATGCGCGCGCAAAACGGGCTTGAGCCTTTCGCACATCGTTGTCGCGTTTATTACGAGGACACCGATGCGGGCGGCATCGTGTATTACGTTAATTACCTCAAGTTTATGGAACGGGCTCGAACCGAGCGGCTCCGGGAGCTGGGCTTTGCCCAATCCCAGCTGGCAGGGGAGGACCTGTTGTTTGTCGTGCATTCCAGCGAAGCGCGTTACCACGCGCCGGCGCGACTGGACGACGAGCTACTGGTAAGCGCTGAAGTAATCGAATTGAACCGTGTCAGCCTGCGCTTTAAACAGCAGGTCAGGCGAGCCACGGATAATGCGCTGCTCTGTGAAGGGCAGTTTTTGGTGGCCTGTGTGCGCACTGAAAGTTTAAAACCCCGGGCCATTCCCGAAGCTCTACGTGCGGCCTTTGCCGACGTGAGCGGCGCGGGTACACACTCAAAGCAGGAGATAAAGCGTGGAAGCTAA
- the ruvB gene encoding Holliday junction branch migration DNA helicase RuvB, with product MIEADRLIAATPGPRDREEVQDRAIRPVSLAEYIGQPTVREQMELFIQAARGRNESLDHTLIFGPPGLGKTTLANIIAQEMGVSIKSTSGPVLERPGDLAALLTNLEPHDVLFIDEIHRLSPIVEEVLYPAMEDFQLDIMIGEGPAARSIKLDLPPFTLVGATTRAGMLTNPLRDRFGIVQRLEFYSTADLATIVSRSANILGLPLDPEGAFEIARRARGTPRIANRLLRRVRDFAEVRAKGHITKPIADLALNLLDVDERGFDHQDRRLLLTMIEKFDGGPVGVDSLAAAISEERHTIEDVLEPYLIQQGYIMRTPRGRVVTRHAYLHFGLNIPSRLGEMPVVDEFLDAVDD from the coding sequence GTGATTGAAGCTGATCGTCTGATAGCCGCCACGCCGGGCCCGCGCGACCGCGAGGAAGTCCAGGATCGGGCGATTCGTCCTGTCAGTCTGGCCGAATACATTGGCCAGCCGACCGTTCGCGAGCAAATGGAGCTGTTCATCCAGGCTGCCCGTGGGCGTAACGAATCCCTGGACCACACTTTGATCTTCGGCCCGCCGGGCCTGGGTAAAACCACCCTGGCCAACATCATCGCCCAGGAAATGGGTGTGTCGATCAAAAGCACCTCGGGCCCGGTTCTGGAGCGTCCGGGTGACCTGGCTGCGCTGCTGACCAATCTCGAGCCGCACGACGTGCTGTTTATCGACGAAATCCATCGGTTGTCGCCGATTGTCGAAGAAGTGCTGTACCCGGCCATGGAAGATTTCCAGCTCGACATCATGATTGGCGAGGGCCCGGCTGCCCGTTCGATCAAGCTGGATCTGCCGCCGTTCACGCTGGTGGGGGCGACGACGCGCGCCGGCATGCTGACCAACCCGCTGCGCGACCGCTTCGGCATCGTCCAGCGTCTTGAGTTCTATAGCACCGCCGACCTGGCGACGATTGTCAGCCGTTCGGCGAACATTCTTGGCTTGCCACTGGATCCCGAAGGCGCATTCGAAATCGCCCGCCGGGCTCGTGGCACTCCGCGGATCGCCAACCGACTGTTGCGCCGGGTGCGTGATTTCGCCGAAGTTCGCGCCAAGGGCCACATCACCAAACCGATTGCCGATCTCGCCTTGAATCTGCTGGATGTCGACGAGCGTGGCTTCGATCACCAGGACCGGCGTCTGCTGCTGACCATGATCGAGAAGTTCGACGGTGGACCGGTGGGGGTCGACAGTCTGGCCGCCGCGATCAGCGAAGAACGTCACACTATTGAAGACGTGTTGGAACCGTATCTGATCCAGCAGGGCTACATCATGCGCACGCCGCGGGGGCGGGTGGTCACCCGGCATGCGTACCTGCACTTTGGTTTAAACATTCCGTCACGATTGGGCGAGATGCCCGTGGTAGACGAGTTCCTTGATGCAGTGGACGATTAA
- the ruvA gene encoding Holliday junction branch migration protein RuvA — MIGRLRGTLAEKQPPHLILDVNGLGYELEVPMTTLYRLPSVGEPLTLHTHLVVREDAQLLYGFASKRERDFFRELIRLNGVGPKLALALMSSLEVDELVRCVQSQDTSALTKVPGVGKKTAERLLVELKDRFKAWETVPAMFALVPNQPGGPDIAPVATAENDAVSALISLGYKPQEASKAISAIKEKGLSSEDMIRRALKGMI, encoded by the coding sequence GTGATTGGACGCTTGCGCGGCACACTGGCTGAGAAACAGCCGCCGCACCTGATTCTGGATGTAAACGGTCTGGGGTATGAGCTTGAAGTGCCCATGACCACGCTGTATCGCTTGCCGTCGGTCGGTGAACCGCTGACGTTGCACACCCATTTGGTCGTACGCGAAGACGCGCAGTTACTCTATGGTTTCGCCAGCAAACGTGAGCGAGACTTTTTTCGCGAGTTGATTCGTCTCAATGGTGTAGGGCCGAAATTGGCCCTGGCGTTGATGTCGAGTCTGGAAGTCGATGAACTGGTACGTTGCGTGCAGTCCCAGGACACCTCGGCCCTGACCAAGGTGCCGGGCGTGGGCAAGAAGACCGCCGAGCGTTTGCTGGTGGAACTCAAGGATCGCTTCAAGGCGTGGGAAACTGTGCCGGCGATGTTTGCCCTGGTGCCAAACCAGCCAGGCGGGCCGGATATTGCGCCGGTCGCCACCGCGGAAAATGACGCCGTCAGTGCGCTGATTTCCCTGGGCTACAAGCCGCAGGAAGCCAGCAAGGCGATTTCCGCGATCAAGGAGAAAGGTTTGAGCAGTGAAGACATGATTCGCCGTGCCCTGAAGGGAATGATCTAA
- the ruvC gene encoding crossover junction endodeoxyribonuclease RuvC, translating into MTLILGIDPGSRITGYGVVRDTGRGCVYVASGCIRTGSGELHERLQIVYRGVREVIQTYGPVTMGIEKVFMARNADSALKLGQARGAAIVAGAEENLEIAEYTATQVKQAVTGTGAANKEQVQMMVMHMLKLTSKPQIDASDALAIAICHAHTRSSLLPHGLGTARSRGGRLRL; encoded by the coding sequence ATGACTTTAATTCTTGGTATCGACCCCGGTTCGCGCATCACCGGCTATGGCGTGGTACGCGATACCGGGCGTGGCTGCGTGTACGTGGCGTCGGGCTGTATTCGTACCGGTTCCGGCGAGTTGCACGAGCGTCTGCAAATTGTCTATCGCGGCGTGCGTGAAGTCATCCAGACCTACGGCCCGGTGACCATGGGCATCGAAAAGGTGTTCATGGCGCGCAACGCCGATTCCGCGCTGAAACTCGGTCAGGCCCGAGGCGCGGCAATCGTTGCCGGTGCCGAAGAGAATCTGGAAATCGCCGAATACACGGCCACCCAGGTCAAACAGGCAGTAACCGGGACCGGCGCGGCGAATAAAGAGCAGGTGCAAATGATGGTGATGCACATGTTGAAACTCACCAGCAAACCGCAAATCGATGCCTCGGACGCCCTGGCCATTGCCATTTGCCATGCTCACACCCGCTCCAGCCTGTTGCCTCATGGTCTGGGCACGGCACGCAGTCGTGGCGGGCGCCTGCGTCTCTGA
- a CDS encoding YebC/PmpR family DNA-binding transcriptional regulator, translating into MAGHSKWANIKHRKERQDAKKGKIFTKWIRELTVAARQGGGDPGSNPRLRLALDKALGANMSRDIIDRAVARGAGAADTDDMVELTYEGYGPGGVAVMVECMTDNRNRTAAAVRHAFSKCGGNLGTDGSVAYLFERKGQISFAPGVDEDALMEAAMEADADDVVTNEDGSIDVFTSFAGFYSVRNALEAAGFKGDDAEIVMLPTTSAELDLEGAEKVLKLIDMLEDLDDVQNVYSNADIPESVAAQLG; encoded by the coding sequence ATGGCGGGTCATTCCAAGTGGGCGAACATCAAGCACCGCAAAGAACGTCAGGATGCCAAGAAGGGCAAGATTTTCACCAAGTGGATTCGTGAACTGACCGTTGCTGCCCGTCAGGGCGGCGGTGATCCGGGCTCCAACCCGCGTCTGCGACTGGCCCTGGACAAGGCGCTGGGCGCGAACATGAGCCGCGACATCATCGATCGCGCGGTGGCTCGCGGTGCCGGTGCTGCCGACACCGATGACATGGTCGAGCTGACCTACGAAGGCTACGGCCCGGGCGGCGTGGCGGTGATGGTCGAGTGCATGACCGACAACCGCAACCGCACCGCAGCGGCTGTTCGCCATGCGTTCAGCAAATGCGGCGGTAACTTGGGAACCGACGGTTCCGTGGCCTATCTGTTCGAGCGCAAAGGGCAGATTTCCTTCGCGCCGGGCGTGGATGAAGACGCCTTGATGGAAGCGGCGATGGAAGCCGACGCCGATGACGTGGTCACGAACGAAGACGGCTCCATTGACGTGTTCACCTCGTTCGCCGGTTTCTACTCCGTGCGTAATGCGCTGGAAGCCGCCGGTTTCAAAGGTGATGACGCGGAAATCGTCATGCTGCCGACCACCAGTGCCGAACTGGACCTGGAAGGCGCCGAGAAAGTCCTCAAGCTGATCGACATGCTCGAAGACCTGGATGACGTGCAGAACGTCTATTCCAACGCGGATATCCCCGAGTCGGTGGCCGCACAGCTCGGCTGA
- the aspS gene encoding aspartate--tRNA ligase: protein MMRSHYCGQLNESLEGQEITLCGWVHRRRDHGGVIFLDIRDRDGLAQVVFDPDRAETFAAADRVRSEYVVKVTGKVRLRPAGAGNANMASGMIEVLGYELEVLNESETPPFPLNEYSEVGEETRLRYRFLDLRRPEMAEKLRLRSRMTTSIRRYLDENGFLDVETPILTRATPEGARDYLVPSRTHAGSFFALPQSPQLFKQLLMVAGFDRYYQIAKCFRDEDLRADRQPEFTQIDIETSFLDEKDIMGLTEGMIRNLFKEVLDLEFGEFPHMTFEEAMRRYGSDKPDLRNPLELVDVADQLKEVDFKVFSGPANDPKCRIAALRVPGAASMPRKQIDDYTKFVGIYGAKGLAYIKVNERAKGVEGLQSPIVKNIPEANLNVILDRVGAVDGDIVFFGADKAKIVSEALGALRIKVGNDLDLLTCKWAPMWVVDFPMFEENDDGSFTALHHPFTAPKCTPEELEANPATALSRAYDMVLNGTELGGGSIRIHRKEMQQTVFRLLGINEAEQEEKFGFLLDALKYGAPPHGGLAFGLDRLVMLMTGAQSIREVIAFPKTQSAADVMTQAPGVVDAKALRELHIRLRETPKAE from the coding sequence ATGATGCGCAGCCATTATTGCGGCCAACTGAACGAAAGCCTGGAAGGCCAGGAAATTACCCTTTGCGGATGGGTTCACCGTCGCCGTGACCACGGTGGGGTGATTTTCCTCGATATCCGTGATCGTGACGGTCTGGCCCAGGTGGTGTTCGACCCGGACCGCGCTGAAACCTTCGCCGCCGCCGACCGCGTGCGCAGCGAATACGTGGTTAAAGTGACCGGCAAGGTCCGCCTGCGTCCGGCCGGTGCCGGCAACGCCAACATGGCGTCGGGCATGATCGAAGTGCTGGGCTACGAGCTGGAAGTACTGAACGAATCGGAAACCCCGCCGTTCCCGCTCAACGAATACTCCGAAGTGGGCGAAGAAACCCGACTGCGCTATCGCTTCCTTGACCTGCGTCGCCCGGAAATGGCCGAGAAGCTGCGTCTGCGTTCGCGCATGACCACCAGCATCCGTCGTTACCTCGACGAGAACGGTTTCCTCGACGTCGAAACGCCGATCCTGACCCGTGCCACCCCTGAAGGCGCACGTGACTACCTGGTGCCGAGCCGTACTCACGCCGGTTCGTTCTTCGCCTTGCCGCAATCGCCACAGCTGTTCAAGCAGCTGCTGATGGTGGCCGGCTTCGACCGTTACTACCAGATCGCCAAGTGCTTCCGCGACGAAGACCTGCGTGCCGACCGTCAGCCTGAATTCACCCAGATCGACATCGAAACCAGCTTCCTCGATGAAAAAGACATCATGGGCCTCACCGAAGGCATGATCCGCAACCTGTTCAAGGAAGTGCTGGATCTGGAATTCGGTGAATTCCCGCACATGACCTTCGAAGAGGCCATGCGTCGTTACGGTTCCGACAAGCCTGACCTGCGTAACCCGCTGGAACTGGTGGACGTTGCCGATCAACTGAAAGAAGTCGACTTCAAGGTCTTCAGTGGCCCGGCCAACGATCCGAAATGCCGTATCGCTGCCCTGCGTGTTCCTGGCGCAGCGAGCATGCCGCGCAAGCAGATCGACGACTACACCAAGTTCGTCGGCATCTACGGTGCCAAGGGCCTGGCGTACATCAAGGTCAACGAGCGCGCCAAAGGCGTTGAAGGCCTGCAGTCGCCAATCGTCAAGAACATCCCTGAAGCCAACCTCAACGTGATCCTCGATCGCGTTGGCGCAGTGGATGGCGACATCGTGTTCTTCGGTGCCGACAAAGCCAAGATCGTCAGCGAAGCCCTGGGTGCACTGCGGATCAAGGTGGGTAACGACCTGGACCTGCTGACCTGCAAGTGGGCGCCAATGTGGGTCGTCGACTTCCCGATGTTCGAAGAAAACGACGACGGCAGCTTCACTGCCTTGCACCACCCGTTCACCGCGCCGAAATGCACCCCGGAAGAGCTGGAAGCCAACCCGGCGACCGCCCTGTCCCGTGCCTACGACATGGTTCTGAACGGTACCGAGCTGGGTGGCGGTTCGATCCGTATCCACCGCAAGGAAATGCAACAGACGGTATTCCGCCTGCTGGGTATCAATGAAGCGGAACAGGAAGAGAAATTCGGCTTCCTGCTCGACGCCCTGAAATACGGCGCGCCGCCGCACGGTGGTCTGGCCTTCGGTCTGGACCGTCTGGTGATGCTGATGACCGGCGCCCAGTCGATCCGTGAAGTGATCGCCTTCCCGAAAACCCAGAGTGCTGCCGACGTGATGACGCAAGCACCGGGTGTGGTTGATGCCAAGGCATTGCGCGAACTGCACATTCGTCTGCGCGAAACGCCAAAGGCTGAGTAA
- a CDS encoding FmdB family zinc ribbon protein, translated as MPMYDYQCASCGHQLEAIQKISAAPLVDCPACQAPELKKMLSMPGFRLSGTGWYETDFKTGSKKNLAGGDKAD; from the coding sequence ATGCCGATGTACGACTATCAATGTGCTTCCTGTGGTCATCAGTTGGAAGCCATTCAAAAGATCAGCGCAGCACCGCTGGTCGACTGCCCTGCCTGCCAGGCGCCAGAGCTCAAGAAGATGCTGTCCATGCCGGGCTTCCGCCTTAGCGGCACCGGCTGGTACGAAACCGATTTCAAGACCGGTTCCAAGAAGAACCTGGCCGGCGGCGATAAAGCCGACTAG
- a CDS encoding ribbon-helix-helix domain-containing protein gives MVYEDRRSEGRNGSFKDVRIDPFVSEFDMGLAQPLSRSVRLNGFATCLRLEQVYWDILGEMARINCCSVSALLSHVDREVHLRHGGVENFSGLVRVVCVVHSLKEGSCVVMA, from the coding sequence ATGGTTTATGAAGACAGGCGAAGTGAGGGGAGGAACGGTTCATTCAAGGATGTAAGGATCGATCCGTTTGTCAGTGAGTTCGATATGGGCCTGGCCCAGCCATTATCCCGATCCGTACGCTTGAATGGCTTTGCCACCTGCTTGCGGCTTGAGCAGGTGTATTGGGATATTTTGGGGGAAATGGCCAGGATCAATTGCTGTTCGGTCAGTGCGTTGCTGTCTCACGTGGATCGAGAAGTGCATTTGCGTCACGGCGGGGTGGAGAATTTCAGCGGGCTGGTGCGGGTTGTCTGCGTTGTGCACAGCCTGAAGGAAGGGAGTTGCGTCGTCATGGCCTAG
- a CDS encoding Dps family protein, with amino-acid sequence MAIDIGISEEDRKSIVDGLSRLLSDTYVLYLKTHNFHWNVTGPMFRTLHLMFEEQYNELALAVDSIAERIRALGFPAPGAYSIYARLSSIKEEPGVPSAEGMIKQLVEGQEAVTRTARGIFPLLDKVSDEPTADLLTQRMQVHEKTAWMLRALLDE; translated from the coding sequence ATGGCAATCGATATCGGTATCAGTGAAGAGGATCGCAAGTCCATCGTCGACGGACTTTCGCGTCTGCTGTCGGACACTTATGTACTTTATTTGAAAACCCATAATTTCCACTGGAATGTCACCGGTCCCATGTTTCGGACCCTGCACCTGATGTTCGAGGAGCAATATAACGAGTTGGCCCTGGCGGTCGATTCGATTGCCGAGCGCATTCGCGCGCTGGGCTTTCCTGCTCCGGGTGCCTATTCCATTTATGCGCGCCTTTCTTCTATCAAGGAGGAGCCGGGCGTGCCCAGCGCAGAAGGCATGATCAAGCAACTGGTCGAAGGGCAGGAGGCCGTCACGCGTACGGCGCGGGGGATCTTTCCCCTGCTCGACAAAGTCAGCGACGAGCCCACGGCGGATTTGTTGACCCAGCGTATGCAGGTTCACGAGAAAACCGCATGGATGTTGCGCGCCTTGCTGGATGAGTAA
- a CDS encoding cold-shock protein has product MLKIVHLLMGAAALLLSFIPSLRSEAVPYLQQPDALYLAFFGLLNLTLAPVIPYWNKGPRHQLQNLVSALLVLTVVLQTLTLLAPMPVIAGQPAVLFSLVAALIAVLLHLAISFYKSSPATASPSYDMTNRDTGTVKWFNTSKGFGFISRDSGDDIFVHFRAIRGEGHRVLVEGQRVEFSVMNRDKGLQAEDVIAALPRR; this is encoded by the coding sequence ATGTTGAAAATCGTCCACCTGCTAATGGGCGCAGCGGCCCTGCTGCTGTCCTTCATCCCTAGCCTGCGATCCGAAGCTGTTCCTTACCTGCAACAACCCGATGCGCTTTACCTGGCCTTTTTCGGCCTGCTCAACCTTACCCTCGCACCTGTAATCCCTTACTGGAACAAAGGCCCGCGTCATCAACTGCAAAACCTGGTCAGCGCCCTGCTGGTTCTGACTGTCGTATTGCAAACCCTGACGCTGCTCGCGCCGATGCCTGTCATCGCCGGTCAACCTGCCGTACTGTTCAGCCTGGTGGCAGCCCTGATCGCCGTGCTTCTTCATCTGGCCATCAGCTTCTACAAATCTTCACCGGCCACCGCTTCGCCAAGCTATGACATGACCAACCGCGATACCGGCACCGTGAAGTGGTTCAACACTTCCAAAGGCTTCGGGTTTATTTCCCGTGATTCCGGCGATGATATTTTCGTGCATTTCCGGGCCATTCGTGGCGAAGGTCATCGCGTCCTGGTCGAAGGCCAGCGCGTGGAGTTCTCCGTCATGAATCGTGACAAGGGCCTGCAAGCCGAAGACGTGATCGCCGCTCTTCCGCGACGCTGA